A genomic region of Alnus glutinosa chromosome 11, dhAlnGlut1.1, whole genome shotgun sequence contains the following coding sequences:
- the LOC133882679 gene encoding uncharacterized protein LOC133882679 isoform X1: protein MKSISFPSPYNWDGVSCCTYASSLTTTSYKVIKMGGSKKQPRPPSPKGSEPTPPRITSNVKQNLQFLRLWKEFQNRKSGTPKPATSYRRKKVQKEDLPEDTELYRDPTMTLYYTNQGIDNAIPVLLVDGYNVCGYWMKLKKHFVNGRLDIARQKLIDELVTFSLLREVKVVVVFDAMMSGLPTHKEDFAGVDVVYSGESCADAWIEKEVAALKEDGCPKVWVATSDHSQQHAAYGAGAFVWSSKALVSEIKASQREVEKMLQEQRSTFQGKLLKHNLDSEVVDALKDLRKQLSENESKTQSS from the exons ATGAAATCAATTTCATTTCCATCTCCGTATAATTGGGATGGTGTTTCATGCTGTACCTACGCTTCTTCTCTTACAACTACTTCTTACAAGGTTATCAAAATGGGCGGGAGCAAGAAGCAGCCTAGACCTCCATCTCCCAAG GGTTCGGAGCCAACTCCTCCCAGAATTACATCAAATGTCAAGCAGAATCTGCAGTTTTTAAGGTTATGGAAG GAGTTCCAAAATAGAAAGTCTGGCACACCTAAGCCTGCTACCAGCTATCGGAGAaagaaggttcagaaggaggaCCTTCCAGAAGATACAGAACTCTATCGTGATCCTACCATGACCCTCTACTA CACAAACCAGGGTATAGATAACGCAATCCCTGTCTTGCTTGTTGATGGTTATAATGTATGTGGCTACTGGATGAAGTTGAAGAAACACTTTGTGAATGGGAGACTTGATATTGCTCGCCAAAAGCTAATTGATGAACTTGTAACATTCAGTCTGCTAAGAG AGGTGAAAGTGGTAGTTGTATTTGATGCCATGATGTCTGGACTCCCTACACACAAGGAAGATTTCGCCGG TGTCGATGTAGTTTACTCAGGTGAATCATGTGCTGATGCGTGGATCGAAAAGGAG GTTGCAGCTTTGAAGGAGGATGGATGCCCCAAAGTCTGGGTTGCCACTTCTGATCATAGTCAGCAGCATGCAGCATATGGAGCA GGTGCCTTTGTTTGGAGTAGTAAGGCGTTGGTTTCTGAG ATTAAAGCATCACAGAGGGAGGTTGAGAAGATGCTTCAAGAACAAAG ATCTACTTTTCAGGGTAAACTGTTGAAGCACAATCTTGATTCAGAAGTTGTAGATGCTCTTAAAGATCTGAGGAAGCAGCTATCTGAAAATGAGTCAAAGACTCAAAGTAGCTGA
- the LOC133882679 gene encoding uncharacterized protein LOC133882679 isoform X2 — translation MKSISFPSPYNWDGVSCCTYASSLTTTSYKVIKMGGSKKQPRPPSPKGSEPTPPRITSNVKQNLQFLRLWKEFQNRKSGTPKPATSYRRKKVQKEDLPEDTELYRDPTMTLYYTNQGIDNAIPVLLVDGYNVCGYWMKLKKHFVNGRLDIARQKLIDELVTFSLLREVKVVVVFDAMMSGLPTHKEDFAGVDVVYSGESCADAWIEKEVAALKEDGCPKVWVATSDHSQQHAAYGAGAFVWSSKALVSEIKASQREVEKMLQEQR, via the exons ATGAAATCAATTTCATTTCCATCTCCGTATAATTGGGATGGTGTTTCATGCTGTACCTACGCTTCTTCTCTTACAACTACTTCTTACAAGGTTATCAAAATGGGCGGGAGCAAGAAGCAGCCTAGACCTCCATCTCCCAAG GGTTCGGAGCCAACTCCTCCCAGAATTACATCAAATGTCAAGCAGAATCTGCAGTTTTTAAGGTTATGGAAG GAGTTCCAAAATAGAAAGTCTGGCACACCTAAGCCTGCTACCAGCTATCGGAGAaagaaggttcagaaggaggaCCTTCCAGAAGATACAGAACTCTATCGTGATCCTACCATGACCCTCTACTA CACAAACCAGGGTATAGATAACGCAATCCCTGTCTTGCTTGTTGATGGTTATAATGTATGTGGCTACTGGATGAAGTTGAAGAAACACTTTGTGAATGGGAGACTTGATATTGCTCGCCAAAAGCTAATTGATGAACTTGTAACATTCAGTCTGCTAAGAG AGGTGAAAGTGGTAGTTGTATTTGATGCCATGATGTCTGGACTCCCTACACACAAGGAAGATTTCGCCGG TGTCGATGTAGTTTACTCAGGTGAATCATGTGCTGATGCGTGGATCGAAAAGGAG GTTGCAGCTTTGAAGGAGGATGGATGCCCCAAAGTCTGGGTTGCCACTTCTGATCATAGTCAGCAGCATGCAGCATATGGAGCA GGTGCCTTTGTTTGGAGTAGTAAGGCGTTGGTTTCTGAG ATTAAAGCATCACAGAGGGAGGTTGAGAAGATGCTTCAAGAACAAAG ATAA